The proteins below come from a single Pichia kudriavzevii chromosome 2, complete sequence genomic window:
- a CDS encoding uncharacterized protein (PKUD0B12050; similar to Saccharomyces cerevisiae YBR126C (TPS1); ancestral locus Anc_3.386), with protein MAILCSQNPTVLLQQQLNTRYITMPNVLVVSNRIPVTITENQKPEGDVNPESGNTYSYQMSSGGLVTALQGLKTPFQWFGWPGISVNSDRDKRTIESNLKEQFNCYPVWLSEEIADLHYNGFSNSILWPLFHYHPGEMNFDEVAWAAYIEANKLFTEEIIERVQDDDIVWIHDYHLMLVPSILKEKLKLSNKKNVKIGFFLHTPFPSSEIYRILPVRAEILQGLLGCDLIGFHTYDYARHFLSSVKRILKLPTSPQGIRYDDRDITVGAYPIGIDVDKFLNGLKKDSVKDRIQQLKTKFGPDCKLIVGVDRLDYIKGVPQKLHAFEVFLETHPEWIGKVILVQVAVPSRGDVEEYQNLRANVNELIGRINGRFGTIEFVPIHFLHKSVSFEELISLYAVSDICLVSSTRDGMNLVSYEYIACQQANKGTLILSEFAGAAQSLNGAVIVNPWNIEELAEAIHEGLTISEEKKAGNFRNMFRYISKYTASYWGENFVKELSRCK; from the coding sequence ATGGCAATTCTTTGTTCGCAAAACCCTAcagttcttcttcaacaacagcttAACACTCGTTATATAACAATGCCAAACGTTCTTGTCGTTTCTAACAGAATTCCTGTCACAATTACCGAAAACCAGAAGCCAGAGGGCGATGTAAATCCTGAGAGTGGCAACACCTACAGTTATCAGATGTCCTCTGGTGGACTTGTCACGGCCTTGCAAGGATTGAAAACCCCCTTTCAATGGTTCGGATGGCCAGGTATTAGCGTCAACAGTGATAGGGACAAACGCACCATTGAGTCCAACTTAAAGGAGCAATTCAACTGTTATCCTGTGTGGTtatctgaagaaattgcAGACTTACATTACAATGGATTCTCCAATTCTATTTTGTGGCCTTTGTTCCATTACCATCCTGGTGAGATGAACTTCGATGAGGTTGCCTGGGCTGCCTACATTGAAGCAAACAAGCTATTTactgaagaaattattgaGAGAGTTCAGGACGATGATATTGTCTGGATTCATGATTATCATCTCATGCTGGTTCCTTCtattttgaaggaaaagTTGAAGCTGTCAAATAAGAAGAATGTGAAAATTGGATTCTTCCTTCACACCCCATTCCCATCTAGTGAAATTTACAGGATCTTACCTGTAAGAGCGGAAATTCTACAAGGATTATTAGGTTGTGACTTGATTGGATTCCACACATACGATTATGCTAGACATTTCCTTTCGTCGGTTAAAAGGATCTTGAAATTGCCAACTAGTCCCCAGGGAATTCGTTATGACGATAGAGATATTACTGTTGGCGCTTACCCTATAGGTATCGATGTAgataaatttttgaatgGACTCAAGAAAGACTCTGTAAAGGATAGGATCCAACAGTTGAAGACTAAATTTGGTCCTGACTGTAAGTTGATTGTTGGTGTCGACAGATTAGACTATATCAAGGGAGTGCCACAAAAATTACATGCTTTTGAGGTGTTTCTTGAAACGCATCCTGAGTGGATTGGCAAGGTTATTTTAGTCCAGGTTGCCGTTCCTTCGAGGGGTGATGTCGAAGAGTATCAAAATCTCAGAGCCAACGTAAATGAGTTGATTGGTCGAATAAACGGAAGGTTTGGTACCATTGAATTTGTTCCTATCCATTTCCTGCATAAATCCGTCAGTTTTGAGGAATTGATTTCTCTTTACGCTGTTAGTGACATCTGTTTAGTCTCTTCAACAAGAGATGGTATGAACTTGGTCAGTTATGAATACATTGCATGTCAACAAGCAAATAAGGGTACGCTTATTCTCTCTGAGTTTGCTGGTGCTGCCCAATCTTTGAATGGTGCTGTGATTGTTAACCCTTGGAACATCGAAGAGCTGGCTGAAGCTATCCATGAAGGGTTGACAATCTCCGAGGAGAAGAAAGCAGGTAATTTCCGTAACATGTTCCGTTACATCTCTAAGTACACAGCCAGCTATTGGGGTGAAAACTTTGTCAAAGAACTCTCTAGATGCAAGTAG
- a CDS encoding uncharacterized protein (PKUD0B12060; similar to Saccharomyces cerevisiae YDL006W (PTC1); ancestral locus Anc_3.215), with protein MGNLLSTPVTEKNISLVERQQLSHSIGEMQGYRLNMEDAYCDLEDTINIKIARNETEEEAAQKGDDHTVSRQENIENANKHTGSNQCIFEIPINIYGVFDGHGGTSCSRFVSGVLPLTIKVAIEDAINALSSKEKSKIMDPENMETPLLIDFNKILKDCFQKVDYKFYYDPNNNSGSTAVVVIIFKEYVITANCGDSRAIISQNGSVKNLSFDHKPKNLGELMRIHNDGGFVSQNRVNSILALSRAFGDFNFKLHNTNNHGRFYQSKNNRRIKMTPPEEFQVTVEPDIIIHKLDRKKDEFIVVACDGIWDCYRSQNLVHVIRHNLANGRKLTEISEIVLDSCIGMANTVTGIGFDNMTMIIVALHEKQSLNTWYKSTKNKILDEKFGNLRH; from the coding sequence ATGGGGAACTTGCTGTCCACACCTGTTACGGAGAAAAACATTTCTCTGGTAGAACGCCAACAATTATCACATTCAATTGGCGAGATGCAGGGTTACAGGTTGAACATGGAAGACGCATATTGTGACCTTGAGGATACCATCAACATAAAGATCGCCAGAAATGAGACAGAAGAGGAAGCAGCCCAAAAAGGAGACGATCACACTGTATCTCGACAAGAGAATATCGAAAATGCTAATAAACACACCGGTAGTAACCAAtgcatttttgaaattcctATCAACATATATGGTGTTTTTGATGGACATGGCGGAACGAGTTGTTCAAGGTTTGTCAGTGGGGTTTTACCCTTGACAATTAAAGTTGCCATAGAGGATGCTATTAATGCCCTTTcctcaaaagaaaaatctaAAATAATGGACCCTGAGAATATGGAAACGCCattattgattgatttcaataagATTCTGAAAGACTGTTTCCAAAAAGTTGACTATAAGTTCTACTACGATCCAAACAATAACAGCGGCTCTACTGCGGTGGTTGTGATTATATTTAAAGAATATGTCATAACGGCAAATTGTGGTGATTCAAGAGCAATTATTTCACAAAATGGTTCAGTGAAGAACCTTTCGTTTGACCATAAACCCAAAAACCTTGGAGAACTAATGAGGATCCATAATGATGGAGGATTTGTGTCTCAAAATAGAGTGAATTCAATCCTAGCATTGAGTAGAGCATTTGGggatttcaatttcaaactaCATAATACAAACAACCACGGCCGTTTCTACCaatctaaaaataatagGAGAATTAAAATGACTCCACCGGAGGAGTTCCAAGTTACTGTGGAGCCCGATATCATTATACACAAACTAGACCGAAAAAAGGATGAGTTTATAGTTGTTGCGTGTGATGGGATATGGGATTGTTATCGGTCCCAAAATTTAGTTCACGTTATAAGGCACAATTTAGCTAACGGCCGTAAACTGACTGAAATCAGTGAAATAGTTCTCGACAGCTGCATTGGTATGGCAAATACCGTTACAGGTATTGGTTTTGACAATATGACCATGATAATTGTGGCTTTACATGAAAAACAATCATTAAATACATGGTACAAATCTACTAAGAACAAGATCCTTGATGAAAAGTTCGGGAACCTTCGTCACTGA